The genomic interval AATGATGCAATTTCATGTAGTTTCAGAAACAACTTTTCACTCACGCTGGCAACATGAGTTGGGGACGTCACTCTTGTCGTGTCatgaaaaaagatttatattGAAGTTTTTGAAGTATATATTGAAGATATTATCTGAAATTGAATCTTCCAATTTCCAATGTACCCCAAACTGGTTTATGACCAATTACCTGCAACTTCCATCGGcctacttgtgtttttttttttcaccgatTAGCAGAAAGCTAAACTAAGCGAAAATCAgcacgttagcattagcattgtGAGCGTCGTGGcattacagacatttttatGGTTCACAAGTTCAGACCAAAAGTTCAAAGTATTAATTTTGCTCAAATCTTTTCGTTCAGTTTTTTTAGATGTGGAATTTCTCAAATTGGACTTAAGGAACCGGACCCGGTTTTAATTCAGGcaccaaaatttaaaaaatatacacaagtTTCTATCCGTGTAAAGAGCAGAAATGAGCCCACGAGTTCCACCCTGAACCAATaattttttcctctgtgtgcagTTATGCGGCATCACACTGATGGTGGTGGGAGCCTTGACTCAGGTGGCTCTGTTCAGCACTCTCATGATCAAGAGTTCGATAGCCTCAGGGGGTCCGATCACCATCATCGGAGTCGGCGCGATGGTGTTCCTGATCGCCTTCTTCGGCTGCTGCGGAGCCTGGAAAGAAAGCTACTGCATGGTCACAATGGTAATTCATGAGGCCTCCCGTCCGTTCGTCATAAAGCAACAACCAAGGTGAATTAACTTTGCTCTGTGGAATTTTGAGTATTTAAGCtgtaagtgttttttgttttttttctctctagtTTGCCATCCTCCTCTCACTGATCATCTTCGTTGAGATCGCCGCCGCCATCACTGGATACGTCTTCAGACAGAAGGTGAGCGTGTGAAGTCGTGGGgggagggcgggcgggcggtcgaattgtcaaattttcCTCAGGGAAGTTTCCAACATCTTGAAATAACCCAGAAGAATTTCATCAGCAGCCTTGATAAGAGCTGCTCGGATTCTCTAAATAGATAGGAAAGGtttttcaatgcttcctttcctgtctcctttagcatagggtacactggatgccccacaattcaatttcggcagcgatatttaacgtgacgtgccatgcacaaacgtaaacgattaaatccgaagtaggagaagaagaagagtatgaatatgacccagaagagacacaCGTCaccatgtcagttactgttacatatgaatcatttacatctgatgtcacacggtggtgaaacactgaaacatgctgatggagccgctgcgttttttgcagtccatcttcagaaaatgtgtagtttcaccacgacaggtCCTATGAATcttcctttacacctttccttgaccttgtGACGTTtgccactgaggtcaaggaatagtagataggaaaagacgataggaaggacaatccgaatccacccacaacttttgtgtgttttaaaacgAGCCTGCAGAATGTGTGGTTATAACGTGTGTCCCCCCGTGTAGGTCTCAGAGGTCGTCCACGAGAGCCTCACCACTGTGTTCTCACAATACAACAGCGTCCAGCCTCAGTTCAGAGATTATCTGGACAAACTGCAGATAAGCGTGAGTTCAGTGTAAACTCCACTCCTCACTATTTACTCAGCCTGACAACACCTTCACATAACACGGCCGCATCCTGTTGGTCGCTGCTAACACCACATTCATTCTTCTCTGCACCGTCTGTTGACCCCAGTGGATATCCTCTCACTGAGCGTTGGTCATGTACGACCTCCATAGCTGACATGTccatatgaataaatgtttttcatttgcacgTCTAGTTGTCTTGCTGCGGTGTGAACAGCTCCAGTGACTGGGTGCAGCACAAGCCTGACAATAATTCGGTGCCCGACTCGTGCTGTAAGACTAAGACTACAGACTGTGGAGTCGGGGCCATGACCGACGCCAACAAAGTGAATGAGAAGGTACAGtacagaaagtgcttctcttGAGATCAGTTGCCTTTTGTAATCCTCAGGATTTCAGCCCTTGTTGATTTTGCAACGCCTGTGGTTAGACAGCGAACACTCCCGGAACAACTACCGGGAATCCAGCTGAGGAGCCGTTGATGCGTGTCTTCACAgcgcagccaaacacacactcgaGTTGCCATGTGCAGCCATTTTCTGATGCAAGTTGTCTCCCACGCGACAGCAGGGCAGAGTAAAGTCTTGCCTCACTGAGCAGTTGGGCCGTTCACTGCCCCCCTTCACATTCTccttaccttacccactgaaCGAATTTGAATGTGAAGCAAGTAAATGTTGAGTTCACGTTAATAACATATTACTGCTCTGATGTGGCAACCGACAGTGAAGTGGtggaaaagtatggaatttgattttgagtaatttccaggtctggataagtatggaaaaaagaagagagagaatggaaaaatatttgtttcaagACCGAAGTCTAAgcagacgtgaatccaaagattttagaatactAACGATCCGTAATAACCGTCGCCATGGCTACGCACTCCCTGTACCTGCCACTGCCACCACTATCTACAGTTGTTCACATTTGACTGTGACAGGTGGAAGGAAAAATAGTTCCTTTCAACCGGGCGTTATTTAGATTATCCTGGTGATAGCGAGTTACTTTGAACAGTTGTTTCCCCTGTTACACATTTACCCCCAAATGTCTGAGTTTAAAATCTCTTTaatatgagaatcagtcctaG from Scophthalmus maximus strain ysfricsl-2021 chromosome 3, ASM2237912v1, whole genome shotgun sequence carries:
- the cd63 gene encoding CD63 antigen — protein: MGITGGMKCLKYLLFFFNVIFLLCGITLMVVGALTQVALFSTLMIKSSIASGGPITIIGVGAMVFLIAFFGCCGAWKESYCMVTMFAILLSLIIFVEIAAAITGYVFRQKVSEVVHESLTTVFSQYNSVQPQFRDYLDKLQISLSCCGVNSSSDWVQHKPDNNSVPDSCCKTKTTDCGVGAMTDANKVNEKGCQGALVEFLKNNSMWVIVSVLVIAMLQVMGLVFACLLMRGIRSGYEVM